From Penaeus vannamei isolate JL-2024 chromosome 37, ASM4276789v1, whole genome shotgun sequence, one genomic window encodes:
- the LOC138859626 gene encoding uncharacterized protein, with protein sequence MVRVSSGGFKSDPFLEGTGIKQGCVIAPSIFNLLRIAKQNINPADGVQISYRLDGNLFNLRRLQAKTLVTVEAIHKLQYAFDTVFVSSSPDGLQHTINAVAEAYSRSGLAINTGKTEVLNMCQPPIPALFINQQPLNNVDEFTYLESVLSNTKDLSSEVQRRIGLASASFGNESWVLYRRHLNKLEAFHTPSLQRILGVKSWHKVPHTEICNRACIDQIDGWVTPSECLQTDSPSWPPTDKVGKRCAVQDVNGSPPTSMGLQNSDAFVAMLYKMQEVTSPAMRVVASASPGLD encoded by the exons ATGGTTAGAGTGTCAAGTGGTGGCTTTAAGTCAGATCCTTTCCTTGAGGGTACTGGCATAAAACAGGGATGTGTCATTGCGCCCAGCATATTCAATCTTTTGAGAATTGCCAAGCAGAACATAAATCCTGCAGACGGTGTTCAAATATCTTACCGGCTAGATGGCAACCTGTTCAACCTACGGCGATTACAAGCCAAGACACTTGTCACTGTGGAAGCAATTCACAAACTGCAGTATGCTTTTGACACAGTCTTCGTCAGCTCTTCCCCGGATGGGCTCCAACATACAATTAATGCTGTAGCTGAAGCATACTCACGCTCAGGTCTAGCCATCAATACTGGTAAAACTGAAGTCCTCAACATGTGTCAACCTCCTATCCCTGCCCTCTTTATCAACCAACAACCTCTAAACAATGTAGATGAGTTTACGTATTTGGAATCTGTATTAAGTAACACAAAGGATCTCTCAAGTGAAGTGCAACGGCGTATTGGTCTGGCTTCAGCATCTTTTG GAAATGAGTCATGGGTGTTGTATAGACGTCACCTAAACAAATTAGAGGCATTCCATACCCCCAGCCTTCAACGAATACTAGGTGTTAAGTCGTGGCATAAAGTCCCACATACTGAAATTTGCAACAGGGCTTGCATCGATCAAATTGATGGCTGGGTCACACCATCGGAATGCCTGCAAACAGACTCCCCC TCCTGGCCTCCAACAGACAAGGTTGGCAAAAGATGTGCCGTACAGGACGTGAACGGCTCACCACCGACTTCAATGGGTCTGCAGAACAGCGACGCCTTCGTCGCCATGCTCTACAAAATGCAGGAGGTAACTTCCCCTGCAATGCGTGTGGTCGCATCTGCAAGTCCAGGATTGGACTAA